The Brassica napus cultivar Da-Ae chromosome C7, Da-Ae, whole genome shotgun sequence genome has a segment encoding these proteins:
- the LOC125589848 gene encoding 14 kDa proline-rich protein DC2.15-like: protein MAFSKIALLLILNVIFFTLVSSNPVPYRKPTCKNALKYKVCANVLDLVKVSLPQRSKCCGLIKGLVDLEAAVCLYTALKADLLGLKLNVPISLSVILNQCGKKVPSGFKCA, encoded by the coding sequence ATGGCTTTTTCTAAGATTGCTCTCCTCCTCATTTTGAATGTCATTTTCTTCACCTTGGTTAGCTCGAATCCAGTCCCTTACCGCAAACCCACTTGTAAAAATGCTCTTAAATATAAGGTGTGTGCCAATGTGTTGGATTTGGTTAAGGTTTCTCTACCACAAAGATCCAAATGTTGCGGACTTATCAAAGGTCTAGTTGATCTCGAAGCTGCGGTTTGTCTTTACACCGCCTTAAAAGCTGATCTCCTTGGCCTCAAACTAAACGTTCCCATTTCATTGAGTGTTATCTTAAACCAGTGTGGTAAGAAGGTTCCATCTGGTTTTAAATGTGCCTAG
- the LOC125589844 gene encoding 14 kDa proline-rich protein DC2.15-like, with protein MAFSKIALLLILNVIFFTLVSSNPVPYRNPTCKNALKFKVCANVLDLVKVSLPQRSKCCGLIKGLVDLEAAVCLCTALKADLLGLKLNVPISLSVILNQCGKKVPSGFKCA; from the coding sequence ATGGCTTTTTCTAAGATTGCTCTCCTCCTCATTTTGAATGTCATTTTCTTCACCTTGGTTAGCTCGAATCCAGTCCCTTACCGCAACCCCACTTGTAAAAATGCTCTTAAATTCAAGGTGTGTGCCAATGTGTTGGATTTGGTTAAGGTTTCTCTACCACAAAGATCCAAATGTTGCGGACTTATCAAAGGTCTAGTTGATCTCGAAGCTGCGGTTTGTCTTTGCACCGCCTTAAAAGCTGATCTCCTTGGCCTCAAACTAAACGTTCCCATTTCATTGAGTGTTATCTTAAACCAGTGTGGTAAGAAGGTTCCATCTGGTTTTAAATGTGCCTAG